From Corvus cornix cornix isolate S_Up_H32 chromosome 5, ASM73873v5, whole genome shotgun sequence, the proteins below share one genomic window:
- the EIF4G2 gene encoding eukaryotic translation initiation factor 4 gamma 2: MEVAGGGVGPPPGPGEADKALGKILRCQAAKVESAIAEGGASRFSASSGGGGGRGAPQHYPKTASNSEFLGKTPGQNAQKWIPSRSTRRDDDSANDKERHDAIFRKVRGILNKLTPEKFDKLCLELLNVGVESKLILKGVILLIVDKALEEPKYSSLYAQLCLRLAEDAPNFDGPSAESHPGQKQSTTFRRLLISKLQDEFENRTRNVDIYDKHDGPLLPEEEEQRAIAKIKMLGNIKFIGELGKLDLIHESILHKCIKTLLEKKKRVQLKDMGEDLECLCQIMRTVGPRLDHAKAKSLMDQYFARMRSLMSSKELPARIRFLLQDTVELREHNWVPRKAFLDNGPKTINQIRQDAVKDLGVFIPAPMSQGMRSDFFLEGPFMPPRMKLDRDPLGGLADMFGQMPGSGIGTGPGVIQDRFSPTMGRHRSNQLFNGHGGHLMPSAQSQFGDLGKSFLKSQGQSQLYHTQNQGLLSQQQGQSKDMPPRFSKKGQLNADEISLRPAQSFLMNKNQVPKLQPQITMIPPSAQPPRTQTPPLGQPPQLGLKTNPPLIQEKPAKTTKKPPPSKEELLKQTEAVVTEYLNNGNANDAVNTVREMRAPKHFIPEMLSKVILQSLDRSDEDKEKASTLISLLKQEGIATSDNFMQAFLNVLDQCPKLEVDIPLVKSYLAQFAARAIISDLVSISELAQPLESGTHFPLFLLCLQQLAKLQDREWLTELFQQSKVNMQKMLPEIDQNKDRMLEILEGKGLSFLFPLLKLEKELLKQIKSDPSPQAIYKWIKDNISPKLHVDKGFVNILMTSFLQYISSEVNPPSDESDSSSAPSKEQLEQEKQLLLSFKPVMQKFLHDHVDLQVSALYALQVHCYNNNFPKGMLLRFFVHFYDMEIIEEEAFLAWKEDITQEFPGKGKALFQVNQWLTWLETAEEEESEEEAD, translated from the exons ATGGAGGTGGCGGGGGGAGGCGTCGGgccg CCGCCGGGACCCGGGGAAGCTGACAAGGCCTTAGGGAAG aTTCTTCGTTGTCAAGCCGCCAAAGTGGAGAGTGCGATTGCAGAAGGGGGTGCTTCTCGTTTCAG TGCTTCTTCAGGCGGAGGAGGTGGTAGGGGTGCACCTCAGCACTATCCCAAGACTGCCAGCAACAG CGAGTTCCTGGGGAAAACCCCAGGGCAAAACGCTCAGAAATGGATTCCTTCACGAAGCACTAGACGAGATGACGACTCCGCAAACGACAAAGAACGACATGATGCAATCTTCAGGAAAGTAAGAGG CATACTAAATAAGCTTACTCCTGAGAAGTTTGACAAGCTATGCCTTGAGCTCCTCAATGTGGGTGTAGAATCTAAGCTCATCCTAAAAGGGGTCATACTGCTG ATCGTAGACAAAGCCCTTGAAGAGCCCAAGTATAGCTCGCTGTACGCTCAACTATGTCTGCGACTGGCAGAAGATGCACCCAACTTTGATGGCCCATCAGCAGAGAGTCATCCAGGACAGAAGCAAAGCACA ACATTCAGACGCCTCCTAATATCTAAACTTCAAGATGAATTTGAAAACCGAACCAGAAATGTTGATA tctATGATAAGCATGATGGTCCCCTCCTccctgaggaggaggaacagaGAGCCATTGCCAAGATCAAGATGCTGGGGAACATCAAATTCATTGGAGAACTTGGCAAGCTTGATCTTATTCATGAATCTATCCTTCATAAGTGCATCAAAACA cttttggaaaagaagaagagagtTCAACTCAAGGATATGGGGGAGGATTTGGAGTGCCTCTGTCAGATAATGAGGACAGTGGGACCTAGATTAGATCATGCGAAAGCCAAG TCCTTAATGGATCAGTACTTTGCCCGTATGCGCTCCTTGATGTCAAGTAAGGAATTGCCAGCAAGGATTCGTTTCCTGCTGCAG GATACTGTGGAGTTGAGAGAACACAACTGGGTTCCTCGCAAAGCTTTTCTTGACAATGGACCAAAGACTATCAATCAAATCCGTCAAGATGCAGTAAAA GATCTGGGAGTTTTTATTCCTGCTCCTATGTCTCAAGGGATGAGAAGCGACTTCTTTCTGGAGGGACCCTTTATGCCACCCAGGATGAAACTTGACAGGGACCCACTCGGAGGGCTTGCTGATATGTTTGGACAAATGCCAG GTAGTGGAATTGGTACTGGTCCAGGAGTTATTCAGGATAGATTTTCACCCACCATGGGACGCCATCGTTCAAACCAACTCTTCAATGGCCATGGGGGTCACCTCATGCCTTCTGCTCAATCCCAGTTTGGAGACCTAGGCAAATCTTTTCTGAAAAGTCAG GGGCAAAGCCAACTCTACCATACCCAGAATCAGGGACTCTTATCCCAGCAACAAGGACAGTCGAAGGATATGCCACCTCGGTTTTCTAAGAAAGGACAGCTTAATGCAGATGAG ATTAGCCTGAGACCTGCTCAGTCTTTCTTAATGAATAAAAACCAAGTGCCAAAGCTTCAGCCCCAGATAACTATGATTCCTCCCAGTGCTCAACCACCACGCACTCAGACACCGCCTTTGGGACAG CCGCCTCAACTTGGTCTTAAAACAAATCCACCACTTATACAAGAGAAGCCTGCAAAGACCACCAAGAAACCACCTCCTTCTAAGGAAGAGCTGCTTAAACAAACT GAGGCTGTTGTGACTGAGTATCTGAACAATGGAAATGCTAATGATGCTGTCAATACTGTGAGAGAAATGAGAGCTCCGAAACACTTCATTCCTGAGATGCTGAGCAAAGTAATCCTTCAGTCCCTAGATAGATCAGATGAGGACAAAGAGAAAGCAAGTACTTTGATCAGCTTGCTCAAGCAGGAGGGAATAGCCACTAGTGACAACTTCATGCAG GCATTCCTGAATGTATTGGACCAGTGTCCCAAACTGGAGGTGGATATCCCATTGGTGAAATCCTACTTAGCACAGTTTGCAGCCCGTGCCATTATTTCAGACCTAGTGAGCATTTCCGAACTGGCTCAACCACTGGAAAGCGGCACCCActtccctctcttcctgctctgccttcagcAGTTAGCTAAGTTACAAGACCGTGAATGGCTAACAGAATTGTTCCAACAAAGCAAAGTGAATATGCAGAAAATGTTACCAG AAATTGACCAGAACAAGGATCGCATGCTGGAGATCTTGGAAGGGAAGGGGCTTAGCTTCTTGTTCCCACTTCTGAAACTGGAGAAGGAACTgctaaagcaaataaaatcagatCCATCCCCTCAAGCCATCTATAAGTGGATTAAAGATAACATTTCACCCAAGCTTCATGTAGATAAGGGATTTGTGAATATATTGATGACCAG TTTCTTGCAGTATATTTCTAGTGAAGTAAACCCACCCAGTGACGAATCAGATTCTTCATCTGCTCCATCTAAAGAGCAGCTCgagcaggaaaaacagctgcttctttccttcaAGCCGGTGATGCAGAAGTTCCTCCATGACCATGTTGATCTGCAAGTGAGTGCTTTATATGCACTCCAGGTGCACTGCTACAACAATAATTTTCCAAAAG GCATGTTACTGCGCTTCTTTGTTCATTTCTATGACATGGAGATTATTGAAGAAGAAGCCTTCTTGGCATGGAAAGAAGACATTACTCAAGAGTTTCCAGGGAAAGGCAAAGCTTTATTCCAG GTAAACCAGTGGTTAACCTGGCTGGAAACTGCTGAAGAAGAAGAATCTGAAGAAGAAGCTGACTAA